The following proteins are co-located in the Planococcus plakortidis genome:
- a CDS encoding TetR/AcrR family transcriptional regulator, producing MDIIIARFESLEESKQHTIRQAALEEFAAHGYDKASTNRIVKAAGIGKGMLFYYFTSKQELYEYLVKYSLEFIQIQYLDKVDAGEPDLIERLTQLARLKMEAQAENEEVFKFSAVFLQEGETHLPKELAANIENMKQAGYQLMYEGIDRSRFRKDADPDKVFHLIRWSIDGYQQELLARLSGKKLAEIDFAPYWQEFYGYLAILKKSFYETEEESR from the coding sequence GTGGACATTATCATTGCACGATTTGAAAGTTTGGAAGAAAGCAAGCAACACACGATCCGCCAAGCGGCACTCGAGGAATTTGCGGCGCATGGCTACGACAAGGCCTCGACGAACCGCATCGTCAAGGCGGCAGGGATCGGCAAAGGCATGCTGTTTTATTATTTCACGAGCAAGCAGGAGCTGTATGAGTATTTGGTGAAGTATAGCCTTGAATTCATCCAAATCCAGTATTTGGATAAAGTGGACGCCGGGGAACCGGATTTGATCGAACGGCTCACGCAGCTGGCCCGCCTGAAAATGGAAGCCCAAGCGGAAAATGAAGAAGTGTTCAAGTTCTCGGCTGTTTTTTTGCAAGAAGGTGAGACGCATTTGCCAAAAGAGCTGGCAGCGAATATAGAGAACATGAAACAAGCGGGCTATCAGCTCATGTATGAAGGAATCGACCGAAGCCGCTTCCGCAAAGATGCAGATCCCGATAAAGTGTTCCATTTAATCCGCTGGTCGATCGATGGCTACCAGCAGGAACTGCTCGCCAGGCTGTCGGGAAAAAAACTGGCCGAGATCGATTTCGCACCATATTGGCAAGAATTCTATGGTTATTTGGCCATTTTGAAAAAGAGCTTTTACGAAACGGAGGAGGAATCAAGATGA
- a CDS encoding ABC transporter permease, with amino-acid sequence MNQLFDHTVSLMRFILRRDRVRLPIWILSFVFVSAGIVLVFDNLYGDDVERQAIAETMENPAMVAMVGPNYGGADYTTGAMTAHEMLVMTAAVVALMNILLVSRHTRGDEEEGRLELVRALPVGRLSSLTAVLLVLTAVNTVLAVLTGVSMAALQIESVDLHSSLLFGAALGATGLFFAALTAVFAQLTQNARATTGLSIAALLVFYMIRAIGDVMSEALSLTSPLGWILRAKPFVENVWWPVLLSVGMAIALSIFALYLNSIRDHDSGFLPTRAGRTQAPATLRGPFGLAWRLQRTGLIAWAAALFILGISYGSVLGEIERFFEDIDLFQQLIVEQEGFSLIELFIPVLSSVMAILASIPAIMAMLKVKTEEKNGRMEHVIGRSVSRWRVAFSYWLLAALTAVVMLFLTGSGLGIAGNAVLDEDLPLGTYIGASLVYLPAVLMMIGVALMFIGFLPSLASVIWLYLGLSFFVVYLGELLQLPDWVEKLTPYGHIPGIPLDEVNYGVLAVMIAIAVILAVAGAYGFRRRDLKT; translated from the coding sequence ATGAACCAGCTGTTTGACCATACAGTGAGTTTGATGCGCTTCATCCTGAGGCGCGACCGCGTCCGCTTGCCGATCTGGATTTTGTCGTTCGTGTTCGTATCGGCAGGCATCGTCCTCGTCTTCGACAATCTATACGGGGATGATGTCGAGCGCCAGGCCATTGCGGAAACGATGGAAAATCCGGCGATGGTGGCGATGGTCGGGCCCAATTACGGCGGGGCGGACTATACGACCGGTGCCATGACGGCACATGAAATGCTGGTCATGACTGCAGCGGTTGTCGCTTTGATGAACATCCTGCTCGTGAGCCGCCATACGCGCGGCGATGAGGAGGAAGGGCGGCTGGAACTCGTCCGTGCGCTTCCGGTCGGGAGGCTGTCCAGTTTAACGGCGGTGTTGCTGGTGCTCACTGCTGTCAACACAGTGCTTGCGGTATTGACCGGCGTGTCGATGGCTGCGCTGCAAATCGAAAGCGTCGATCTTCATAGTTCGTTACTGTTCGGGGCGGCGCTCGGTGCGACCGGTTTGTTCTTTGCCGCATTAACGGCTGTGTTTGCCCAGCTTACGCAAAATGCCCGCGCGACGACCGGCTTGTCGATTGCCGCTTTGCTAGTGTTTTATATGATTCGCGCGATTGGCGACGTCATGAGCGAGGCCTTGTCGCTTACTTCGCCGCTCGGCTGGATCCTGCGCGCCAAGCCATTTGTCGAAAACGTCTGGTGGCCGGTACTGCTGTCGGTCGGTATGGCGATTGCGCTGTCTATCTTTGCGCTGTATCTGAACAGCATCCGCGACCACGACTCCGGCTTTTTGCCGACGCGCGCTGGCCGCACGCAAGCACCGGCGACGCTTCGCGGTCCATTCGGCTTGGCTTGGCGGCTTCAGCGCACCGGCTTGATCGCCTGGGCAGCCGCTTTGTTTATCCTCGGCATTTCGTATGGATCGGTACTCGGGGAAATCGAACGTTTTTTTGAAGACATCGATTTGTTCCAGCAATTGATCGTCGAGCAGGAAGGCTTTAGTCTGATTGAGTTGTTCATCCCGGTGCTGTCTTCGGTCATGGCGATTCTCGCATCGATTCCGGCGATCATGGCGATGCTGAAAGTGAAGACAGAAGAAAAGAACGGGCGCATGGAACATGTCATCGGCCGCTCGGTTTCCCGTTGGCGCGTGGCGTTCAGCTATTGGCTGCTTGCAGCGTTGACGGCGGTTGTGATGCTGTTCTTGACCGGGAGTGGGCTCGGGATCGCTGGCAATGCCGTACTCGATGAAGATCTGCCGCTTGGCACATACATCGGCGCTTCGCTCGTGTATTTGCCGGCTGTGCTGATGATGATTGGTGTGGCGCTTATGTTCATCGGCTTTTTGCCAAGTCTTGCGAGCGTCATCTGGCTTTACTTAGGCCTGTCGTTTTTCGTTGTTTATTTGGGCGAGCTGCTGCAGCTGCCGGACTGGGTGGAAAAGCTGACGCCTTACGGGCATATCCCAGGCATTCCATTGGATGAAGTCAATTACGGCGTGCTCGCGGTGATGATTGCAATCGCTGTTATCTTGGCCGTGGCTGGTGCATATGGTTTCCGCCGGCGTGACTTGAAAACTTAA
- a CDS encoding LrgB family protein, whose translation MAFTPAALIFSMLTVATYVVANFLYLRFRKTPLNPVLTATVALVAILILFDIPYETYMEGGEWVAAFLGPAVVALAVPLYKHRELLQKNLVPIAAGIIAGVIAGLVSGTLFTRWLGFTEELILTVLPKSLTTPVAMQVATTIGGIPSLAAVFVMVAGFTGILLGPYLLQILKLDSPIGRGIGLGASAHGLGTAKAFEYGPEDASMSSVAMTLAAVLGALLSPLAAWLLL comes from the coding sequence ATGGCATTCACTCCTGCAGCTCTCATATTTTCCATGCTGACTGTAGCGACTTATGTCGTCGCCAATTTCCTGTACCTGCGCTTTCGCAAAACGCCTTTGAATCCCGTCCTCACCGCGACGGTAGCGCTCGTAGCCATTTTGATCCTGTTCGATATTCCGTATGAAACGTATATGGAAGGCGGCGAATGGGTCGCAGCCTTTCTCGGCCCGGCTGTCGTCGCGCTTGCCGTCCCACTTTACAAACATCGGGAATTGCTCCAGAAAAACCTGGTTCCGATCGCTGCCGGGATTATCGCCGGCGTCATTGCAGGGCTCGTCAGCGGTACGCTTTTTACGCGCTGGCTCGGCTTCACGGAAGAATTGATTTTGACAGTCTTGCCGAAATCATTGACTACGCCTGTCGCCATGCAAGTCGCGACGACCATCGGCGGCATCCCGTCGCTGGCTGCCGTGTTCGTCATGGTTGCCGGGTTCACGGGGATTCTGCTCGGCCCGTATTTATTGCAAATATTGAAGCTTGATTCCCCTATCGGCCGCGGCATCGGCCTCGGCGCTTCTGCCCATGGGCTTGGCACCGCGAAAGCATTCGAATACGGCCCGGAAGATGCTTCGATGAGTTCAGTGGCGATGACCTTGGCCGCCGTTCTGGGCGCATTGCTCAGCCCGCTTGCTGCTTGGCTCTTGCTTTAG
- a CDS encoding CidA/LrgA family holin-like protein, translating into MKIIRIVLQLLVLYGFLLIGEAIQALFNLPMPGSIIGFLLLFSALLLKIYPLEWIDAGATFLLSFLSLYFIPATVGVVDYGPLFSGKGVLLLPIVVISTLITMGAAGLASQHIATRIAAHKEES; encoded by the coding sequence ATGAAAATCATACGCATTGTCTTGCAATTGCTTGTCCTTTACGGCTTTTTACTGATCGGCGAAGCCATTCAGGCCTTATTCAATTTGCCGATGCCAGGAAGCATCATCGGCTTTTTGCTGTTGTTCAGCGCGTTATTGCTGAAAATCTACCCACTCGAGTGGATAGACGCCGGCGCCACTTTTCTATTGAGCTTTCTTTCCTTATATTTCATTCCGGCGACGGTCGGCGTGGTTGACTACGGCCCCTTATTTTCCGGAAAAGGCGTGTTGTTGCTGCCGATCGTGGTCATCAGCACACTCATCACGATGGGGGCTGCCGGGCTCGCAAGCCAGCACATCGCCACTCGCATCGCAGCGCATAAGGAGGAATCGTAA
- a CDS encoding STAS/SEC14 domain-containing protein: MLSIVPSKDIETIAIEVEGRASKADVEKLDHVIREKVGEKGHFNMYAIIYKVEDSTLFDAADSADIDRESWSQARKFAVISEKDWTSAANGWQGFADGLETRHFKLDEMNDAWEWVQE; encoded by the coding sequence ATGTTATCCATCGTACCGAGCAAAGACATCGAAACAATCGCGATTGAAGTGGAAGGGCGTGCGAGCAAAGCCGACGTCGAGAAACTGGATCACGTCATCCGCGAGAAAGTGGGCGAAAAAGGGCATTTCAACATGTACGCAATCATCTACAAAGTGGAAGATTCCACCTTATTCGATGCGGCAGACAGTGCGGACATCGACCGTGAAAGCTGGAGCCAGGCACGCAAGTTCGCGGTCATCAGCGAAAAGGACTGGACTTCGGCAGCGAACGGCTGGCAAGGCTTTGCAGACGGCTTGGAAACGCGCCATTTCAAGCTCGACGAAATGAACGATGCCTGGGAATGGGTGCAAGAATAA
- a CDS encoding STAS/SEC14 domain-containing protein: protein MLSFFTSKDEQTLAIEVEGKVTKGDLEKFDNVVFDKFRNDEKFNVYAVINEIDAPTAGAMFEELAVDAKRWSQYNKLAVVSETNWMDKASGVIDKLPGVQAEHFPMDQMDQAWDWIKER from the coding sequence ATGTTATCATTCTTCACCAGCAAAGACGAACAAACTTTGGCCATTGAAGTGGAAGGCAAAGTGACGAAAGGGGATTTGGAGAAATTCGACAATGTCGTGTTCGACAAATTCCGCAATGATGAGAAATTCAATGTCTATGCCGTGATCAACGAAATTGATGCCCCGACAGCAGGCGCCATGTTCGAAGAGTTGGCCGTCGATGCCAAGCGCTGGAGCCAGTACAATAAACTTGCGGTCGTCAGTGAAACAAACTGGATGGATAAGGCATCGGGCGTAATCGATAAACTCCCGGGCGTACAAGCTGAACATTTTCCGATGGACCAGATGGACCAGGCCTGGGATTGGATAAAGGAGAGGTGA
- a CDS encoding VOC family protein, with the protein MTQTITTFLLFQGQAEEAMKLYTSIFDNSQIDSVTHRDDGKVEQASFTLAGTEYMCIDSPIPHEFTFTPAVSLFVQVDDEEQFDRVYNALSEGGKALMEPGDYGFSRKFGWCNDRFGVSWQVAVK; encoded by the coding sequence ATGACTCAAACGATTACGACATTTTTATTGTTCCAAGGGCAGGCAGAAGAGGCGATGAAACTGTACACCTCCATTTTCGACAATTCCCAAATCGATTCAGTGACGCATCGGGACGATGGCAAAGTAGAGCAGGCGAGCTTTACATTGGCAGGCACCGAATACATGTGCATCGATAGCCCGATTCCGCATGAATTCACTTTTACGCCAGCTGTCTCGCTATTTGTCCAAGTGGACGATGAAGAGCAATTCGATAGAGTTTATAATGCTTTGAGCGAAGGCGGGAAAGCGCTGATGGAACCTGGCGATTACGGCTTCAGCCGGAAATTTGGCTGGTGCAATGACCGCTTCGGCGTGTCCTGGCAAGTGGCTGTAAAATAG
- the brnQ gene encoding branched-chain amino acid transport system II carrier protein has translation MDSKLSMKAYLIIGTMLFALFFGAGNLIFPAQLGQYAGENVWMAMAGFLTTGVGLPLLGILAIGFSKSRDLQDLSSRVHPVYGLLFTAALYLTIGPFFALPRTAAVSYEVGIVPFLGEVSMTAGLIVFSIIFFAVSLLLSLNPTQMVESIGKFLAPAILVVLGILLVAAFFSPMGEAGPAQEGYASGAFLTGFTEGYNTMDALASLVFGIIVISAVRKMGVTSPKGILKATLRSGVVAAALLAVVYSGIAFLGATSTSQLGLLETGGSVLSGASSHYFGTFGALLLAVIITLACLTTAVGLTVANAEFFHKLTPGISYRTYVFIFTVFSLVVTNAGLSNIITYSIPVLMFLYPLAIVLIMLAFLSPLFNHSRIVYVSAIGVTFFIAIVDGLKTLTGSLGVANPTWLQSVIDFYSEVLPLYADGLGWLVPALAAILISGVAVRLRSRGEAKSPAFTNR, from the coding sequence ATGGACAGCAAATTATCGATGAAGGCGTATCTTATCATCGGCACCATGCTTTTCGCATTATTCTTTGGGGCAGGGAATTTAATCTTCCCGGCACAACTCGGCCAATATGCAGGTGAAAATGTGTGGATGGCGATGGCCGGTTTCTTGACCACAGGCGTCGGCTTGCCGCTTCTCGGCATCTTGGCCATCGGCTTCTCGAAAAGCCGGGACTTGCAAGATCTTTCGAGCCGCGTGCATCCGGTTTACGGCTTATTGTTCACGGCAGCGCTTTATTTGACAATTGGGCCATTCTTCGCGTTGCCACGAACGGCAGCCGTTTCTTATGAAGTGGGAATCGTGCCATTCCTCGGCGAAGTGTCGATGACGGCTGGATTGATCGTGTTTTCAATCATCTTTTTTGCCGTATCTTTATTGTTGTCGTTGAATCCGACACAAATGGTCGAAAGTATCGGTAAATTTTTGGCGCCAGCCATCTTGGTGGTACTCGGCATTCTTCTGGTTGCGGCGTTCTTCTCTCCGATGGGCGAGGCTGGCCCTGCCCAGGAAGGATACGCAAGCGGTGCCTTCTTGACCGGGTTTACGGAAGGTTACAATACGATGGACGCGCTCGCTTCCCTCGTGTTCGGCATCATCGTCATTTCTGCCGTGCGGAAAATGGGCGTCACTTCTCCCAAAGGCATCTTGAAAGCTACACTTCGCAGTGGCGTTGTCGCGGCCGCCTTGTTGGCGGTCGTGTACTCAGGCATCGCATTCCTTGGTGCCACAAGCACATCCCAGCTCGGCCTCTTGGAAACAGGGGGATCCGTGCTGAGCGGAGCTTCGAGCCATTACTTCGGCACATTCGGCGCTTTGCTGCTCGCTGTGATCATCACCTTGGCGTGCCTTACCACAGCAGTCGGCTTGACTGTCGCCAATGCGGAATTTTTCCATAAGCTGACCCCTGGCATCAGCTATCGCACCTATGTCTTTATCTTCACCGTGTTTTCATTGGTCGTCACCAATGCGGGCTTGTCGAACATCATCACGTATTCGATTCCGGTATTGATGTTCTTGTATCCACTCGCGATCGTCCTAATCATGCTAGCTTTCTTGTCGCCTCTTTTCAACCACAGCCGCATCGTCTACGTATCGGCGATTGGCGTGACGTTCTTCATCGCCATCGTCGATGGGTTGAAGACCTTGACAGGATCGCTTGGCGTGGCCAACCCAACTTGGCTGCAGAGCGTCATCGATTTCTATTCGGAAGTCCTGCCGCTATACGCTGATGGGCTTGGCTGGCTGGTACCGGCTTTGGCCGCTATCCTCATTTCAGGCGTGGCGGTCCGCTTGAGAAGCCGCGGGGAAGCGAAATCCCCGGCTTTTACAAACCGATAA
- a CDS encoding GntR family transcriptional regulator gives MPIPVDHAKPVRVSAKESAHLQLQQWIIDGTLQPGEKLVDTELAEALNLSRTPIREALQLLEVQGFIEMFPGKATRVTDIHIEDIKHLLPPLAALQALAGELAIPNLTPELFGLLEETNRKFARAIRNNDSFSALKIDEEFHQIIVDAAGNPYIDSMLGQLQSHVRRQFFHHSLVLTMRSHDEHIEIIETLKAGDGEKISHLMKSNWVRTIEDLTASKGI, from the coding sequence ATGCCGATTCCTGTAGACCATGCAAAACCGGTACGCGTTTCTGCTAAAGAAAGTGCCCATCTGCAATTGCAGCAATGGATTATCGATGGCACCCTGCAGCCGGGCGAGAAACTGGTCGACACCGAACTTGCTGAAGCGCTCAATTTAAGCCGGACGCCGATTCGTGAAGCCCTGCAACTTCTTGAAGTCCAAGGGTTCATCGAAATGTTTCCCGGCAAAGCGACACGCGTGACGGATATCCATATCGAAGACATCAAACACCTCCTGCCCCCTCTTGCCGCGCTCCAAGCGCTTGCCGGTGAACTGGCCATCCCTAATTTGACGCCTGAGCTTTTTGGCTTGTTGGAAGAAACCAACCGGAAATTTGCGCGTGCCATCCGCAACAACGATTCCTTCTCTGCTTTGAAGATCGATGAAGAATTCCATCAGATCATCGTGGACGCGGCCGGAAATCCCTATATAGATTCCATGCTCGGCCAGCTTCAATCACACGTCCGCAGACAATTTTTCCACCATTCACTCGTATTGACGATGCGTTCCCATGACGAGCACATCGAAATCATCGAAACATTGAAAGCTGGGGACGGCGAGAAGATTTCACATCTGATGAAATCCAACTGGGTCCGCACCATCGAAGACCTGACCGCTTCCAAAGGCATTTAA
- a CDS encoding class I SAM-dependent rRNA methyltransferase produces the protein MRNELTATVKDSLRNELAKGSPLITKDGLMSEIDAPEGTLLRLVDKDGEYLGTGYYGEQNKGAGWVLTRNQDEAVGQAFIERKLELAFSRREKFFHNPETTAFRVFNGEGDGFGGLTIDYYAGFYLLSWYSEGVYSFREDLVAALENVADCTGIYEKKRFDTKGQYIEDDDFVSGERGEFPLIVQENSMNFAVYLNDGAMTGIFLDQRDVRQAIRTKYAEGKTVLNTFSYTGAFSVAAALGGADKTTSVDLAKRSSAKTIEQFSINGIDFDEQDILVMDVFNYFKYAKRKNLSFDVVVLDPPSFARSKKHVFSAAKDYTNLMKETIDITAAGGLIVASTNSASFNMKKFTQMIDKAFKDRNQKYKVVETYSLPADFHVDRRFPEGDYLKVLFLRLL, from the coding sequence GTGAGAAACGAATTGACGGCAACAGTGAAGGACAGTTTGAGAAATGAATTGGCGAAAGGCTCTCCGCTCATCACGAAAGATGGATTGATGAGCGAAATCGATGCACCGGAAGGCACTTTGCTGCGACTGGTCGATAAAGACGGGGAATATCTCGGGACGGGCTATTACGGCGAGCAGAACAAAGGCGCCGGCTGGGTCTTGACGAGAAATCAGGACGAAGCGGTCGGCCAGGCCTTTATCGAGCGCAAGCTGGAATTGGCATTCAGCCGCCGCGAGAAATTCTTCCACAATCCGGAGACGACCGCGTTCCGCGTCTTTAACGGCGAAGGGGACGGGTTCGGCGGATTGACGATCGATTATTACGCAGGATTCTATTTGCTGTCCTGGTATAGTGAAGGCGTCTATTCATTCCGTGAAGACCTCGTGGCCGCTTTGGAGAATGTAGCGGACTGCACCGGAATCTACGAGAAGAAACGTTTCGATACGAAAGGCCAATACATCGAAGACGATGATTTCGTATCCGGAGAGCGCGGCGAATTCCCATTGATAGTCCAAGAGAACAGCATGAACTTCGCGGTGTACTTGAACGACGGGGCGATGACCGGCATCTTCCTAGACCAGCGCGATGTGCGACAGGCGATCCGGACGAAATATGCGGAAGGCAAGACCGTGCTGAATACCTTCTCCTATACCGGAGCCTTTTCTGTAGCAGCGGCGCTCGGCGGGGCGGACAAGACGACGAGCGTGGATCTCGCGAAGCGCAGCTCGGCGAAAACGATCGAGCAGTTCAGCATCAACGGCATCGATTTTGACGAGCAGGACATTCTGGTCATGGACGTCTTCAATTATTTCAAATACGCGAAGCGCAAGAACTTGAGCTTTGATGTAGTGGTCCTCGATCCGCCAAGCTTTGCGCGCTCAAAAAAGCATGTCTTCAGCGCAGCGAAAGACTACACCAATTTGATGAAAGAAACGATCGATATCACGGCAGCGGGCGGCTTGATTGTCGCTTCGACCAACAGCGCTTCATTCAATATGAAGAAGTTCACCCAAATGATCGATAAAGCATTCAAGGATCGAAACCAAAAATACAAAGTGGTGGAGACGTATAGCCTGCCGGCGGATTTCCACGTCGACAGAAGATTCCCGGAAGGCGATTACCTGAAAGTATTGTTCCTGCGTTTACTGTAA
- a CDS encoding MFS transporter encodes MAKAISSSSLAGNPVYPVMFAIGGVHLLNDSLQAVIPAMFPILEKDLGLTFTQLGLIAFALNMVASVLQPVIGFASDKKPMPYALPLGMVFSFIGIAGLAFAPEYWLILLSVIFLGFGSAVFHPEGSRVSYMAAGSRRGLSQSIYQVGGNSGQALAPLISAFILVPLGQRGAALFLFVAAIGIFVLSKISAWYKAQLERDKLEKVTKAVLSSLPPLTKKQVGTALTLLLLIIFARTFYITTITSFYIFHLMDNYGVTIQQGQMFIFLFLGIGAFGTFFGGPLADRIGRKRVIVLSLLVPIPLALVLPYVALPIVALILAVLGFFLMLSFSVMVVYAQELVPSRIGTMSGLTVGLAFGMGAIGSVAIGVLMDSIGVYETMIIISLLPILGLVGLALPKDRKIAAS; translated from the coding sequence ATGGCAAAAGCAATTTCCTCATCTTCGCTCGCGGGCAATCCGGTGTATCCGGTGATGTTCGCGATTGGCGGTGTGCATTTACTGAACGATTCCTTGCAGGCAGTGATTCCGGCAATGTTCCCGATTTTGGAGAAGGATTTGGGCCTGACTTTCACCCAGCTCGGGCTAATCGCGTTTGCGCTCAATATGGTGGCGTCTGTCCTGCAGCCGGTGATTGGGTTTGCGAGCGATAAAAAGCCGATGCCTTACGCGTTGCCGCTCGGCATGGTGTTCTCGTTTATCGGGATCGCAGGCCTGGCCTTTGCGCCGGAGTATTGGCTCATCCTGTTATCGGTCATTTTCCTTGGTTTCGGTTCTGCGGTGTTCCATCCGGAAGGCTCGCGCGTGTCGTATATGGCAGCGGGTTCGAGACGCGGCTTGTCGCAATCGATTTACCAAGTCGGCGGCAACTCCGGGCAAGCATTGGCGCCTTTGATCAGTGCCTTTATCCTTGTGCCGCTCGGGCAGCGGGGCGCGGCGCTGTTTCTCTTCGTTGCGGCAATCGGCATTTTCGTGCTATCCAAAATTTCCGCCTGGTACAAGGCGCAATTGGAACGCGATAAATTGGAGAAAGTGACAAAAGCGGTGCTGTCTTCCTTGCCGCCTTTGACCAAAAAGCAAGTGGGCACCGCCTTGACCTTGCTGTTGTTGATCATTTTCGCGCGCACGTTTTACATAACGACGATCACGAGTTTTTATATATTCCATTTAATGGATAATTATGGCGTGACAATCCAACAAGGTCAAATGTTCATTTTCCTATTTCTCGGAATCGGGGCATTCGGGACCTTTTTCGGCGGCCCGCTCGCCGACCGCATCGGCCGCAAGCGTGTAATCGTGCTGTCATTGCTTGTGCCGATCCCGCTGGCGCTTGTGCTGCCATATGTCGCCTTGCCGATCGTCGCTCTCATTCTTGCCGTATTGGGCTTTTTCCTCATGTTGAGCTTTTCCGTCATGGTCGTCTACGCCCAGGAACTCGTCCCGAGCAGGATCGGCACGATGTCCGGGCTGACGGTCGGTTTGGCATTCGGCATGGGCGCCATCGGATCTGTCGCGATCGGGGTGTTGATGGATTCGATTGGCGTCTACGAAACGATGATCATCATTTCCTTATTGCCGATTCTCGGGCTGGTCGGCCTCGCTTTGCCGAAAGACCGGAAAATTGCCGCTTCGTAA
- a CDS encoding ABC transporter ATP-binding protein: MTVVKTQGLSKTFGEFKALDGVDIEVKEGEVFGFIGPNGAGKSTTLRVLLGILKASEGSAEIFGKDVWKDAVDIHKRVAYVPGDVNLWPNLTGGEVIDLFGRLRGGYDKARRDELISRFGLDTGKKCRTYSKGNRQKVALIAAFSADADLYIFDEPTSGLDPLMERVFSEYVQEAKTQGKSILLSSHILSEVEKLCDRVAIIRKGRIIETGTLKEMRHLTGSLMFIETAEPIPDLAELQGVHRVQAFDGGWSFQVDADELDAVVRHLSAFGIKRMESRPPTLEDLFIRHYEETETGAGGGV; this comes from the coding sequence ATGACGGTCGTCAAAACACAAGGGCTCAGTAAGACTTTCGGGGAATTCAAAGCGCTGGATGGTGTCGATATCGAAGTGAAGGAAGGGGAAGTGTTCGGTTTTATCGGGCCGAACGGTGCAGGAAAGTCAACGACCTTGCGCGTCCTGCTCGGCATTTTGAAAGCATCCGAGGGCAGCGCCGAGATTTTCGGCAAAGATGTCTGGAAAGATGCAGTCGATATCCATAAACGCGTGGCATATGTGCCGGGGGACGTCAATTTATGGCCGAACCTGACCGGCGGCGAAGTGATCGACTTGTTCGGAAGATTGAGAGGCGGATACGATAAGGCTCGGCGCGATGAGCTGATCAGCCGTTTCGGGCTCGACACGGGCAAGAAATGCCGTACCTATTCAAAAGGGAACCGCCAGAAAGTGGCGCTCATCGCCGCCTTTTCCGCAGATGCGGATCTCTATATCTTCGATGAGCCGACTTCAGGGCTCGACCCGCTCATGGAGCGCGTGTTTTCGGAATACGTCCAGGAAGCGAAAACGCAAGGCAAGAGCATCCTGTTGTCGAGCCATATCCTGTCGGAAGTGGAAAAGTTATGCGACCGGGTGGCGATCATCCGTAAAGGGCGCATCATCGAAACGGGAACACTCAAGGAAATGCGCCATTTGACCGGTTCCTTGATGTTCATCGAAACCGCTGAGCCGATACCGGATTTGGCGGAGCTTCAGGGCGTCCACCGCGTGCAGGCGTTCGACGGCGGCTGGTCGTTTCAAGTGGATGCCGATGAACTCGATGCGGTTGTCCGTCATTTAAGTGCATTCGGCATCAAGCGGATGGAAAGCCGTCCGCCGACGCTGGAAGACTTGTTCATCCGCCATTACGAGGAAACGGAGACGGGAGCGGGAGGTGGTGTGTGA